In the Penaeus chinensis breed Huanghai No. 1 chromosome 31, ASM1920278v2, whole genome shotgun sequence genome, one interval contains:
- the LOC125042202 gene encoding broad-complex core protein isoforms 1/2/3/4/5-like codes for MAEQQFCLRWNNFQANIVSSFEALLDREEFVDVTLTAEGKSLKAHRVLLSACSPYFRDLFRDLPAHQHPVIVLRDTSFLELKSLLSFIYHGEVNVSQERLGLLLKTAEALRIKGLAQDKRTSDSEHFGSLSSSPEKEPEEGLDRGERRGGGPGSPALSLAFSGIGGSALAPINPLVPLEPPSHKPPHLLHSPPAKRRKPLHSPIGGPPIITPPSQRENNVPQAPPITSTASHEEDNSTGKVINLTMGATNSGGGGGGSPSPRLVPKTELSLSEEDGPGRGSSGGGGGGGGGDGSSDHEAEEQHEEDSADHDMSNTSAQDLHSLPQHLSAAVQNFVPYAAAAAAAGSSQLDTFPGPSGEYLFNGFQHCLLKRRGYKLMAKD; via the exons ATGGCTGAACAGCAGTTCTGCCTACGGTGGAACAACTTCCAGGCCAACATTGTATCATCATTTGAAGCTCTATTAGACCGGGAAGAGTTTGTGGACGTAACGCTCACTGCTGAGGGGAAATCGTTAAAGGCACACAGGGTATTACTATCAGCATGCAGCCCATATTTCAGAGACTTGTTCAGG GATCTCCCTGCTCACCAGCATCCAGTCATAGTTTTGCGTGATACAAGTTTTTTAGAATTAAAATCCCTACTGAGCTTCATATACCATGGAGAAGTTAATGTTTCTCAAGAAAGACTGGGCCTCCTTCTCAAGACTGCTGAGGCTCTCAGAATCAAAGGACTTGCTCAAGACAAGAGAACTAGTGATAGTGAACAT TTTGGGAGCCTTAGCAGTAGTCCAGAGAAGGAGCCAGAAGAGGGCCTTGATAGAGGTGAACGTCGTGGAGGGGGTCCTGGCTCCCCTGCACTCAGTTTGGCGTTCTCTGGGATAGGCGGGTCCGCACTGGCCCCCATCAACCCTCTCGTTCCCCTGGAGCCACCAAGCCACAAGCCACCACATCTGTTACATTCACCACCAGCAAAGCGACGTAAACCCCTCCATTCACCTATTGGAGGACCCCCCATTATCACCCCACCCTCACAACGAGAGAATAATGTTCCGCAAGCACCACCCATTACCTCCACTGCCTCACACGAAGAAGATAACTCTACAGGTAAAGTAATCAACTTGACGATGGGTGCAACAAACtcgggaggaggtggtggtggttcaCCATCTCCCCGACTAGTACCCAAGACGGAATTGAGCCTATCTGAGGAAGACGGACCAGGCAGAGgtagtagtggtggaggtggaggtggtggtgggggggacgGCAGTAGTGATCATGAGGCAGAAGAGCAACATGAAGAAGACTCTGCTGACCATGATATGTCAAATACTTCAGCTCAAGACCTGCACAGCTTACCCCAACACCTCTCAGCAGCAGTACAAAACTTTGTGCCatatgcagcagcagcagcagcagcaggatccTCACAGCTGGACACCTTCCCGGGGCCATCAGGTGAGTACCTATTTAATGGTTTTCAACATTGTCTGTTAAAAAGGAGGGGTTACAAACTCATGGCCAAGGACTGA